The following proteins are encoded in a genomic region of Pelodictyon phaeoclathratiforme BU-1:
- the rfaE2 gene encoding D-glycero-beta-D-manno-heptose 1-phosphate adenylyltransferase: protein MTGSSKVMSPCEALERVRAWQASGKKVVFSNGCFDLLHAGHVEYLTAARKLGDVLVIGLNSDASVRRLKGPSRPVCCETDRATVLSALEVVDLLTLFDEDTPEELIGTLLPDILVKGADWAVERIAGARAVLEHGGAVLTLPLLEGRSTSGIIEKIIQLSSQSAHCSGTI, encoded by the coding sequence ATGACAGGATCCAGCAAGGTAATGAGCCCATGTGAGGCGCTTGAAAGAGTGCGGGCATGGCAGGCCTCGGGAAAAAAGGTTGTTTTTTCCAATGGCTGTTTTGATCTCCTTCATGCCGGGCATGTCGAGTATCTGACGGCGGCAAGGAAACTTGGCGATGTGCTGGTCATTGGCCTCAACAGCGACGCTTCGGTTCGTCGGCTCAAGGGGCCGAGTCGCCCGGTCTGCTGCGAAACCGACCGCGCTACGGTGCTCTCGGCCCTGGAGGTTGTTGATCTGCTCACCCTCTTTGATGAGGATACGCCTGAAGAGCTGATTGGCACGCTGCTGCCTGATATTCTGGTCAAGGGAGCCGACTGGGCCGTCGAGCGTATTGCTGGAGCGCGGGCGGTGCTTGAACATGGCGGGGCGGTGTTGACGCTTCCCTTGCTCGAAGGACGATCAACAAGCGGGATAATCGAAAAAATCATCCAGCTCTCCTCTCAATCGGCGCACTGCAGTGGAACAATTTAA
- a CDS encoding lysophospholipid acyltransferase family protein — translation MQRRGRNNGEFSQKALYWLIMMLGALVRNISRKRSTAIAHLLGDFVFYILQTRRSLVTGNLALTFPEKSSAEIKAIASRVYRNQAENIIEMLRLPMIKTADDARHLLNVDAADFLAKTTGNKKGGVLVSAHFGNWELLGLCSGLLVAPLTIVVKPLKNSRIDSQINAWRTMQGNRVIYNGQALREGLRTLRRGEILVMLGDQSAPGGSFITGFLGRRTSVFLGPAWLALKAGVPLFAAMCRRTGDGRYKVDYEEIGYSDLGTSKEDAEELARRYTKVLERSIYQYPEEWFWLHNRWKRMEL, via the coding sequence ATGCAGCGAAGAGGGAGAAACAACGGGGAATTTTCACAGAAAGCCCTCTATTGGCTCATCATGATGCTTGGAGCGCTTGTCAGAAACATCAGTCGCAAACGCTCAACCGCCATAGCCCATCTCCTCGGTGATTTTGTTTTTTACATCCTTCAAACAAGGCGCTCCCTTGTGACCGGGAATCTTGCGCTCACCTTTCCCGAAAAAAGCAGCGCGGAAATCAAAGCCATTGCCTCCAGGGTTTATCGCAACCAGGCTGAAAATATTATTGAAATGCTTCGTCTTCCCATGATCAAAACAGCGGACGATGCACGCCATCTCCTCAACGTTGATGCTGCTGATTTTCTTGCAAAAACCACTGGCAATAAAAAAGGAGGAGTACTCGTTTCAGCCCACTTTGGCAACTGGGAGCTGCTCGGTCTCTGTTCCGGCCTGCTGGTTGCTCCTCTGACCATCGTAGTAAAACCGTTGAAAAACTCCCGGATTGACAGCCAGATCAACGCCTGGCGAACCATGCAAGGCAACCGGGTCATCTACAACGGGCAGGCTCTTCGCGAGGGGCTGAGAACGCTCCGCCGGGGAGAGATTCTTGTCATGCTTGGCGACCAGTCTGCACCCGGGGGCTCCTTTATTACCGGGTTCCTTGGACGTCGAACCTCCGTTTTTCTCGGGCCCGCCTGGCTTGCCCTTAAAGCAGGGGTACCGCTTTTTGCTGCCATGTGCCGCAGAACGGGAGATGGCCGCTATAAGGTCGATTATGAAGAGATTGGATACAGCGATCTCGGTACCAGCAAAGAGGACGCCGAAGAACTTGCCCGCCGATACACCAAAGTACTTGAGCGCTCTATCTATCAATACCCTGAAGAGTGGTTCTGGCTGCACAACCGGTGGAAAAGGATGGAGTTGTAA
- a CDS encoding class I SAM-dependent methyltransferase: MEEILSQASLLQPHHLQLPLSWAGHIPLAFWLIDVTRPALFVELGTHTANSYFAFCQSVQQHHLSTRCYAVDTWRGDEHAGFYCDEVHQMVEAYNQTHYHAFSSLMRMTFDEALPFFNDGSIDLLHIDGLHSYEAVRHDFDCWLPKMSERGVVLFHDINVRERGFGVWKLWDELSALYPNFSFEHSHGLGLLFTGTRESERMRRVLEEWASDERGVLVRNFFATTGERIVLGYRTSELTEKLKQLSRDHEQLTRDLEEREKQITTLDSNLHLLEAQFTTLKNDYNRVIRSSAWKMTKPVRKLSKSFKKRSRKVRNVLFTFLAKHSLTAGYLSKLDPLFHLRRLCQTLYKDVTARKIVVIDALTPTPDQDSGSIDTFLSMQALVELGYDVTFIPANLLYRERYTDDLASLGVHCLDNRNISSITDFFVVAGQYFELVMLYRVNVADAHLPAVRKHAPQAKVIFNTVDLHFLREERSAELENSSQLRKRAKKTKAQEFALMRAADATIVLSSAELELVLKTDPSVKAYLLPFFRDQPGRTLPFAERRNIVFIGSFEHRPNVDAITYFISAVWPLVRRNIADADLLILGSNPSEEVYAAAQGDPRITVVGFVPDLGDYFHSCRLSVAPLRTGAGIKGKIVTSASFGVPCVATSLAVEGMGLTAGREILVADGDESFADAVVRLYTDASLWQEISDHALVFMEQQFSCAAGKERLKAFLASLLSVKEVQQASEALSPHSVAFASNDASCNALSLPSPVANDSDKRMRIVVEVPSFERGSLENPLLDMVLAFDKALFECAILTPGTMGDFSAKAESAGITVVQLPKIKSAFAYNRFLKKYCPQLSISQGSYLGYPFFEALSIPNITLLDDAFVSDWQRNDFPGFKPCVDTYVAASRKKADSAEKILGIPGEKVVVVPNGVTVCENEGSESQNADHHDSFKDVVAQYEKLMINVIHNNHVPI; the protein is encoded by the coding sequence ATGGAAGAGATTCTTTCACAAGCTTCACTGCTGCAACCACACCATCTCCAACTGCCGCTGAGCTGGGCCGGGCACATCCCTTTGGCCTTCTGGCTGATTGATGTAACAAGGCCTGCTCTTTTTGTTGAACTCGGCACGCATACGGCCAACTCCTATTTTGCTTTTTGCCAGAGTGTGCAACAGCACCATCTCTCTACGCGATGCTACGCCGTTGATACCTGGAGAGGCGATGAACATGCGGGCTTTTACTGCGATGAGGTGCATCAGATGGTGGAGGCTTATAACCAGACACACTACCACGCCTTTTCGTCGCTGATGAGAATGACTTTTGATGAGGCGCTCCCCTTTTTCAATGATGGATCAATCGACCTGCTTCATATTGATGGTCTGCACTCCTATGAGGCTGTCCGTCACGATTTTGATTGCTGGCTGCCGAAAATGTCGGAGAGGGGGGTGGTGCTGTTTCATGATATCAATGTCAGGGAGAGGGGATTCGGGGTCTGGAAGCTTTGGGATGAGCTTTCGGCTCTTTATCCGAATTTCTCTTTTGAGCATTCGCATGGTCTCGGGCTCCTCTTTACCGGAACAAGAGAGTCTGAGAGGATGCGCAGGGTGCTCGAGGAGTGGGCGTCGGATGAGAGGGGCGTTCTGGTCAGGAATTTTTTTGCTACGACAGGTGAGCGCATTGTGCTGGGTTATCGTACCTCTGAGCTGACAGAGAAGCTGAAGCAACTTAGCCGTGACCATGAACAGCTTACTCGTGACCTTGAGGAGCGGGAGAAGCAGATCACAACTCTGGACAGCAATCTGCATCTGCTGGAAGCCCAATTTACGACTTTGAAAAACGATTATAACCGGGTCATCCGCTCAAGCGCATGGAAAATGACTAAACCCGTTCGAAAACTATCGAAATCGTTTAAAAAGCGATCACGAAAAGTGCGAAATGTGCTTTTTACATTCCTTGCCAAGCACTCTCTTACAGCGGGTTACCTCTCGAAGCTTGACCCCCTTTTTCATCTGCGGCGGTTATGCCAAACATTGTACAAAGATGTGACTGCCCGGAAAATTGTCGTTATTGATGCTTTAACCCCCACACCAGACCAGGATTCCGGATCGATCGATACGTTCCTCTCCATGCAGGCGCTGGTCGAACTTGGCTATGATGTCACCTTTATACCCGCAAACCTTCTCTACCGGGAGAGGTACACTGATGATCTGGCATCGCTCGGCGTTCATTGCCTCGACAATCGCAATATCAGTTCCATTACCGATTTTTTTGTCGTTGCCGGACAATATTTTGAGCTGGTGATGCTTTACAGGGTGAACGTTGCTGATGCTCACCTTCCCGCTGTACGTAAACATGCTCCACAGGCCAAAGTCATTTTTAATACGGTTGACCTGCATTTTTTGCGTGAAGAGCGGAGTGCCGAGCTGGAAAATTCCAGCCAGCTCAGGAAGAGGGCAAAAAAAACAAAGGCGCAGGAGTTCGCGCTGATGCGCGCTGCCGACGCAACCATTGTTCTGAGTTCTGCAGAACTTGAACTTGTCCTGAAAACGGATCCTTCTGTGAAGGCTTATCTCCTTCCCTTTTTTCGTGATCAGCCGGGCCGCACTCTTCCTTTTGCAGAACGGCGCAATATTGTCTTTATCGGCAGCTTTGAACACCGGCCAAACGTCGATGCTATAACTTATTTTATCAGTGCAGTATGGCCTCTTGTACGCCGAAATATTGCTGATGCTGACCTGCTGATCCTTGGCAGCAATCCCTCTGAGGAGGTTTATGCGGCGGCGCAGGGTGACCCCCGGATAACGGTCGTTGGCTTTGTACCTGATTTGGGTGATTATTTTCATTCCTGTCGTCTCTCTGTTGCACCGCTCAGGACAGGAGCCGGCATTAAAGGGAAAATTGTCACAAGCGCCAGTTTCGGCGTGCCTTGTGTAGCAACCTCCCTCGCTGTAGAAGGAATGGGGCTGACTGCGGGCAGAGAAATTCTCGTTGCCGATGGAGATGAGTCTTTTGCTGACGCAGTCGTCAGGCTTTATACTGATGCGTCGTTATGGCAGGAAATCAGTGATCATGCTCTTGTTTTTATGGAGCAACAATTTTCCTGCGCTGCAGGAAAAGAGAGACTGAAGGCGTTTCTCGCTTCCCTGCTTTCCGTGAAGGAGGTGCAACAAGCCTCTGAAGCGCTCTCCCCACACTCTGTTGCATTTGCGTCAAACGATGCATCGTGTAACGCTCTCTCTCTTCCTTCCCCGGTAGCAAACGATTCTGACAAAAGAATGAGGATTGTTGTGGAGGTACCCTCTTTTGAGAGGGGCTCTCTTGAAAACCCGCTGCTCGATATGGTGCTTGCTTTTGATAAAGCGCTCTTCGAGTGTGCAATTCTTACACCAGGAACAATGGGTGACTTCAGCGCAAAAGCAGAATCAGCAGGAATTACGGTTGTACAACTCCCGAAAATCAAGAGCGCTTTTGCCTATAACCGTTTTTTGAAAAAATATTGTCCGCAGTTGTCGATATCGCAAGGTTCGTATCTGGGGTATCCGTTTTTTGAGGCCTTGTCGATACCAAATATCACGCTTCTTGATGATGCCTTCGTGAGTGACTGGCAGCGGAATGATTTTCCCGGATTCAAGCCCTGTGTTGATACCTATGTTGCTGCTTCACGAAAAAAGGCTGACTCTGCAGAAAAGATCCTTGGCATTCCTGGCGAAAAAGTTGTTGTAGTTCCCAATGGGGTAACTGTTTGCGAAAATGAGGGGAGCGAGAGTCAGAACGCAGACCACCACGATTCATTTAAGGATGTTGTAGCGCAATACGAGAAGTTGATGATCAATGTGATTCACAATAATCATGTCCCGATATGA
- a CDS encoding glycosyltransferase family 2 protein, whose protein sequence is MTHMDNPSISVVLPLYNHAHYIASTLQSVLEQTSPVDEIILIDDGSTDNGFSIAYKMLRDEPRATLLQQENCGAEKTLNRAIGLSQSEFIAVLNTDDLFLPTKIERCRNIICNHPEVDFVCGGIGIIDEKGGRLSDGETVEWLQRASAFQKKCRTLDLAFLNENSVTSTSNMFFSRELWRKCQGFQPLRYCHDLDFLLTALCHHCVMIDMEQTHILYRVHRKNTIKEDLLKVRLEVAAVMANTMKTNSARLLDAERLSSDLPLISEILRSKNNAALLATLQLLRNNCSDRHDFYTLLKNPKTSECLIQQFM, encoded by the coding sequence ATGACGCACATGGATAACCCGTCAATCAGTGTTGTGCTGCCGTTGTACAACCATGCTCACTACATTGCTTCAACGTTGCAAAGTGTTTTGGAGCAAACTTCTCCTGTTGATGAAATCATTCTGATTGATGACGGTTCAACCGATAACGGCTTCAGCATAGCATATAAAATGCTGAGAGATGAGCCAAGGGCAACACTGTTGCAGCAAGAAAACTGCGGCGCTGAGAAGACGTTGAACAGGGCAATAGGGCTGTCGCAAAGTGAATTTATTGCGGTGCTTAATACCGATGATCTTTTTTTGCCAACCAAAATAGAGCGCTGCCGGAACATTATCTGCAATCATCCGGAAGTTGATTTTGTCTGCGGCGGAATCGGCATCATTGACGAAAAGGGTGGGCGGCTCTCTGACGGTGAAACCGTTGAATGGCTGCAAAGGGCATCAGCATTCCAGAAAAAGTGCAGGACTCTTGATCTGGCTTTTTTGAATGAAAATTCGGTGACATCGACGTCGAATATGTTTTTTTCGCGTGAACTGTGGAGAAAGTGCCAGGGATTTCAGCCGTTGCGCTATTGCCATGATCTGGATTTTCTTTTGACTGCACTCTGCCATCACTGCGTCATGATCGACATGGAGCAGACGCATATCCTTTACAGGGTACACCGAAAGAACACCATCAAGGAGGATCTCCTGAAGGTACGCCTTGAAGTGGCTGCTGTGATGGCCAATACCATGAAAACAAACAGTGCCCGATTACTTGATGCTGAGCGCCTCTCTTCCGACCTCCCGCTGATTTCAGAAATACTGAGGTCAAAAAACAATGCTGCACTGCTCGCGACGCTCCAACTGCTGCGCAACAACTGTTCTGACCGTCACGATTTTTATACGCTGCTCAAGAATCCAAAAACCTCGGAGTGTCTGATACAACAGTTTATGTAG
- a CDS encoding glycosyltransferase family 4 protein — MKILFISNLYPPNVIGGYERLCFDMASALHARGHDITVLTSSYGGGHEEIRGQRVIRTLKLFATEGAIYKPFEASLEERGQWERHNEEQFCKLVEEAEPDLLFVWNLYFFNHGFLDLIQQSALPKLYLLTDNWMLLFLNPEFIGKYFSREVFKKKVITRIINRMLPGGLKKKSSNTVMSIKGRAIFASKFMMHLYEDASCAFQEGSAICYHGVHFLHKPEAQRKDRTTFVKEGEVRLLFAGRIVDIKGVHTALEALAGIQRACRQQRVTLTIVGDTQDKSYKKRLDDLAARLGLEQSLIFRQPVPETGLFDLFQQFDIYLFPSLYEPFSLTLILALEAGIPTVASAAGGNVEIVGHRQTGLLFEAGNAGSLKRQVVEMIRNDQLRAQLSRAATGRASAFTFEKMVSQIETELEQTLCV, encoded by the coding sequence ATGAAAATTCTCTTCATCAGCAATCTCTACCCGCCCAACGTGATTGGAGGATATGAACGCCTCTGCTTTGACATGGCATCGGCGCTGCACGCTCGCGGGCACGACATTACCGTTCTGACCAGCAGTTATGGAGGAGGTCATGAGGAAATCAGGGGACAACGGGTCATCAGGACGCTGAAACTCTTTGCAACTGAAGGGGCAATCTATAAGCCTTTCGAAGCATCACTCGAAGAACGGGGCCAATGGGAACGACATAATGAAGAGCAGTTTTGCAAGCTTGTTGAGGAGGCAGAACCCGATTTGCTCTTTGTCTGGAACCTCTATTTTTTCAATCATGGTTTTCTTGATCTGATTCAACAGAGCGCACTTCCGAAACTCTACCTGCTGACCGACAACTGGATGCTGCTGTTTCTTAATCCCGAATTCATAGGCAAGTACTTTTCCAGAGAGGTCTTTAAAAAAAAAGTTATCACTCGAATCATCAACCGAATGCTCCCTGGCGGTTTAAAGAAAAAAAGCAGCAACACCGTCATGAGCATCAAGGGACGTGCAATTTTTGCAAGCAAATTTATGATGCATCTCTACGAAGACGCCTCATGCGCCTTTCAGGAGGGGAGCGCCATCTGTTATCACGGAGTGCATTTTCTGCATAAACCCGAAGCCCAACGCAAGGATCGGACAACCTTTGTCAAAGAGGGTGAAGTCCGCCTTCTCTTTGCCGGTCGAATTGTTGATATCAAGGGAGTGCATACCGCTCTCGAAGCGCTTGCCGGCATTCAGCGTGCCTGCCGCCAGCAACGGGTTACCCTGACCATTGTTGGCGACACACAGGACAAGAGCTATAAAAAGCGCCTTGACGATCTTGCCGCCCGGTTGGGGCTTGAGCAGTCACTGATCTTTCGTCAGCCGGTACCGGAGACCGGGTTGTTTGATCTTTTCCAGCAATTCGATATCTACCTCTTTCCCTCACTCTACGAACCCTTTTCCCTCACCCTGATCCTTGCGCTCGAAGCCGGAATCCCCACCGTTGCTTCCGCAGCAGGAGGAAATGTTGAAATTGTCGGGCATCGGCAAACCGGGCTGCTCTTTGAAGCCGGGAATGCCGGAAGCCTGAAGCGCCAGGTTGTCGAAATGATCAGAAACGATCAACTCCGTGCGCAACTCTCTCGAGCCGCAACCGGGCGGGCCTCAGCGTTTACGTTTGAAAAAATGGTCTCACAAATTGAGACAGAACTTGAGCAGACCCTATGCGTATAG